In Janibacter alkaliphilus, the following proteins share a genomic window:
- a CDS encoding NAD-dependent epimerase/dehydratase family protein, whose protein sequence is MDGLSGQTWAITGAAGRIGSDLRQALAGDGVRLVSVDVAPVQPVHDGEQVHRLDVADVADLDGLARALTGCDGVVHLAGIPDEADFHDLAEINIVGTYHALEAARRAEVPRLVLASSNRVTGCYDVATTVDPGVPPRPDGFYGVSKVAGEALCRLYVDKFGLRTVALRIGSYEERPVSARHARTWLSRDDAARAFRAAMTADVRFAVCYAVSANRELWWDLADGRALGFEPVDDAGDLVPLTPIPPGTPQGGEFATPGYSLERMHRR, encoded by the coding sequence ATGGACGGTCTCAGCGGACAGACATGGGCGATCACCGGCGCGGCCGGTCGGATCGGGAGCGACCTGCGCCAGGCGCTGGCCGGCGACGGGGTACGCCTGGTCAGCGTGGACGTGGCGCCGGTGCAGCCGGTGCACGACGGCGAGCAGGTGCACCGGCTCGACGTCGCGGACGTCGCCGACCTCGACGGGCTGGCCCGGGCGCTGACCGGGTGCGACGGGGTGGTGCACCTGGCCGGCATCCCGGACGAGGCGGACTTCCACGACCTCGCCGAGATCAACATCGTCGGCACCTACCACGCCCTCGAGGCGGCCCGGCGGGCCGAGGTGCCCCGGCTGGTCCTGGCCAGCAGCAACCGGGTGACCGGGTGCTACGACGTGGCGACGACGGTGGATCCCGGGGTGCCGCCGCGGCCGGACGGCTTCTACGGGGTCTCGAAGGTGGCGGGGGAGGCGCTGTGCCGGCTGTACGTCGACAAGTTCGGCCTGCGCACGGTCGCGCTGCGCATCGGCAGCTACGAGGAGCGCCCGGTCTCGGCGCGGCACGCGCGCACCTGGCTCAGCCGGGACGACGCGGCCCGAGCCTTCCGCGCGGCGATGACCGCGGACGTGCGCTTCGCGGTCTGCTACGCCGTCTCGGCGAACCGGGAGCTGTGGTGGGACCTCGCCGACGGCCGCGCGCTGGGCTTCGAGCCCGTCGACGACGCCGGCGACCTCGTCCCGCTCACCCCGATCCCGCCGGGCACCCCGCAGGGAGGTGAGTTCGCCACGCCCGGGTACTCGCTGGAGCGGATGCACCGGCGCTGA
- a CDS encoding VOC family protein, whose amino-acid sequence MTFPALAHVAVTVTDPEASTAWYSALFDAGPVLDEDETTGGFHHTVYAIGDGHLFGLHTHPDGAGGGFSERATGLDHVAFACADRAELERWQARLDELGIAHGGIVDAHYGSGLSFRDPDGIALELFAPPAG is encoded by the coding sequence ATGACCTTCCCCGCCCTGGCGCACGTCGCGGTCACCGTCACCGACCCCGAGGCGAGCACCGCCTGGTACTCCGCGCTCTTCGACGCCGGGCCGGTGCTCGACGAGGACGAGACCACCGGCGGCTTCCACCACACCGTCTACGCCATCGGCGACGGTCACCTCTTCGGGCTGCACACCCATCCGGACGGTGCCGGCGGGGGCTTCAGCGAGCGGGCCACCGGTCTGGACCACGTCGCCTTCGCCTGCGCGGACCGGGCCGAGCTGGAGCGCTGGCAGGCCCGGCTGGACGAGCTCGGCATCGCCCACGGCGGGATCGTCGACGCCCACTACGGCTCGGGTCTGTCCTTCCGTGACCCGGACGGCATCGCCCTGGAGCTCTTCGCGCCACCGGCCGGCTGA
- a CDS encoding cobalamin biosynthesis protein CobB: MTILGEPAASALPADPGQEGKGEIHLVHLYPREMSIYGDLGNTRCLAQRIRRHGYVPVVHQHHPGAPFPEQADLVVGGGGQDSGQVRVEEDLDVIGDRLRALADDGAAMLMVCGMYQLFGNAFVTVEGTRLPGLGILDVTTQGNDTRMIGPVVLATEHGDVVGYENHSGSTTLGEGQAPFGRVRHGMGNNGSDGTEGARRGHVIGSYLHGPILPANPALADALIGWAAERATGRPFAPETLDDEVARQAHDAQVRRLLA, translated from the coding sequence GTGACCATCCTCGGCGAGCCAGCGGCCTCGGCGCTGCCGGCCGACCCCGGGCAGGAGGGCAAGGGCGAGATCCACCTCGTGCACCTCTACCCGCGGGAGATGAGCATCTACGGGGACCTGGGCAACACCCGCTGCCTGGCCCAGCGGATCCGCCGCCACGGCTACGTCCCGGTGGTCCACCAGCACCACCCGGGGGCGCCCTTCCCGGAGCAGGCCGACCTCGTCGTCGGCGGCGGCGGCCAGGACTCCGGCCAGGTCCGGGTCGAGGAGGACCTCGACGTCATCGGCGACCGGCTGCGCGCGCTCGCCGACGACGGCGCCGCCATGCTCATGGTCTGCGGGATGTACCAGCTCTTCGGCAACGCCTTCGTCACCGTCGAGGGCACCCGGCTGCCCGGGCTGGGCATCCTCGACGTCACCACCCAGGGCAACGACACCCGGATGATCGGCCCGGTGGTGCTGGCCACCGAGCACGGCGACGTCGTCGGCTACGAGAACCACTCCGGCTCCACGACGCTCGGCGAGGGGCAGGCCCCCTTCGGCCGGGTCCGGCACGGGATGGGCAACAACGGCAGCGACGGCACCGAGGGCGCCCGCCGCGGGCACGTCATCGGCTCCTACCTGCACGGCCCGATCCTGCCGGCCAACCCCGCCCTGGCCGACGCGCTCATCGGCTGGGCGGCGGAGCGGGCCACCGGCCGACCCTTCGCGCCGGAGACCCTCGACGACGAGGTGGCCCGGCAGGCGCACGACGCTCAGGTGCGGCGGCTGCTCGCCTGA
- a CDS encoding FAD-dependent oxidoreductase gives MSTAAADAHDADAHDADARETDTRDTDTDVVVIGSGFGGSVAALRLAEKGYRVVVLEAGRRFADSDFAATSWDLKNFLWAPRLGCYGVQRIHMLKDVMILAGAGVGGGSLNYANTLYVPPEPFFRDRQWGHITDWQDELAPHYAIGQSMLGVVTNPCEGPVEEAMRDAAADMGVADTYRKTPVGVFFADDPQRAGETVADPYFGGAGPERSSCTECGNCMVGCRVGAKNTLVKNYLALAEGLGVEVRPLRTVTRLGVAPAAGGEAAGQPVYRVRHEATDDRGDAGARVLTARHVVLAAGTWGTQHLLHEMREEGELPRISDRMGELTRTNSEALVGALAETPPGGDDALTKGVAITASFHPDKDTHVENVRYGQGSDAMGLLTTLLAPPRTGRTPRVVKLLGELPRNLPALRAWFPPGTHFADSTVIGLVMQSLDNSLSTSLTRRLGRRRLTSRQGHGEPNPTYIAAGHQSIRALAGRLAERIGIPFHPGGTWSEAFDIPLTAHFLGGAPIGDSPETGVVDPYHRLWGHPEISVVDGSAVSANLGVNPSLTITAQAERAFSLWPNRGEADPRPAPGEAYRRIEPVAARTPAVTRFTHSSAVVDLGMPGLPGGGEEAEVVGDEHEWRTMHA, from the coding sequence ATGAGCACGGCCGCCGCCGACGCTCACGACGCCGACGCCCACGACGCCGACGCACGCGAGACCGATACCCGCGACACCGACACCGACGTCGTCGTCATCGGCTCCGGCTTCGGCGGGTCGGTGGCCGCGCTGCGGCTGGCCGAGAAGGGCTACCGGGTCGTCGTCCTCGAGGCGGGCCGCCGCTTCGCCGACAGCGACTTCGCCGCCACCAGCTGGGACCTGAAGAACTTCCTCTGGGCGCCGCGGCTGGGCTGCTACGGGGTGCAGCGCATCCACATGCTCAAGGACGTCATGATCCTCGCCGGGGCCGGCGTCGGCGGCGGCTCGCTGAACTACGCCAACACCCTCTACGTGCCGCCGGAGCCGTTCTTCCGCGACCGGCAGTGGGGGCACATCACCGACTGGCAGGACGAGCTCGCGCCGCACTACGCGATCGGTCAGAGCATGCTCGGCGTGGTCACCAACCCCTGCGAGGGACCGGTCGAGGAGGCCATGCGGGACGCGGCCGCGGACATGGGCGTCGCCGACACCTACCGCAAGACGCCGGTCGGGGTGTTCTTCGCCGACGATCCCCAGCGGGCTGGCGAGACCGTCGCCGACCCCTACTTCGGCGGGGCCGGGCCGGAGCGGTCCAGCTGCACCGAGTGCGGCAACTGCATGGTCGGCTGCCGGGTCGGCGCCAAGAACACCCTGGTCAAGAACTACCTGGCCCTCGCCGAGGGCCTCGGTGTCGAGGTGCGGCCGCTGCGCACCGTCACCCGGCTGGGCGTCGCCCCCGCAGCCGGGGGCGAGGCTGCGGGGCAGCCGGTCTACCGGGTGCGCCACGAGGCCACCGACGACCGTGGTGACGCCGGCGCGCGGGTGCTCACCGCACGGCACGTCGTGCTCGCCGCCGGCACCTGGGGCACCCAGCACCTGCTGCACGAGATGCGCGAGGAGGGCGAGCTGCCGCGGATCAGCGACCGGATGGGCGAGCTGACCCGGACCAACTCCGAGGCGCTCGTCGGGGCGCTGGCCGAGACCCCGCCGGGCGGGGACGACGCCCTGACGAAGGGGGTGGCCATCACCGCCTCCTTCCACCCCGACAAGGACACCCACGTCGAGAACGTCCGCTACGGCCAGGGCTCGGACGCGATGGGCCTGCTGACCACGCTGCTGGCGCCGCCGCGCACCGGCCGCACCCCGCGGGTGGTCAAGCTGCTCGGGGAGCTGCCGCGCAACCTGCCGGCGCTGCGGGCGTGGTTCCCGCCGGGCACCCACTTCGCCGACAGCACCGTCATCGGGCTGGTCATGCAGTCGCTGGACAACTCGCTGAGCACCTCGCTGACCCGCCGGCTCGGGCGGCGCCGGCTCACCTCGCGGCAGGGGCACGGCGAGCCGAACCCGACCTACATCGCCGCCGGACACCAGAGCATCCGCGCGCTGGCCGGCCGGCTGGCCGAGCGGATCGGCATCCCCTTCCACCCCGGTGGGACGTGGAGCGAGGCCTTCGACATCCCGCTGACCGCGCACTTCCTCGGCGGCGCGCCGATCGGCGACTCCCCGGAGACCGGCGTCGTCGACCCCTACCACCGGCTGTGGGGGCACCCCGAGATCTCGGTCGTCGACGGCTCCGCCGTCTCGGCCAACCTCGGCGTCAACCCGTCGCTGACGATCACCGCGCAGGCCGAGCGCGCCTTCTCGCTGTGGCCCAACCGCGGCGAGGCCGACCCGCGGCCGGCGCCGGGCGAGGCCTACCGGCGGATCGAGCCGGTGGCGGCGCGCACCCCGGCGGTCACCCGCTTCACCCACTCCTCGGCCGTGGTCGACCTCGGCATGCCCGGGCTGCCCGGCGGGGGCGAGGAGGCCGAGGTGGTCGGCGACGAGCACGAGTGGCGGACCATGCACGCCTGA
- a CDS encoding SURF1 family cytochrome oxidase biogenesis protein, whose amino-acid sequence MLRTAVQPRWLALLALALVLAALAVQLGRWQWDVAHDVAREEAVREVQQRPVQPLTDVVAPHEAFPDDGSGQRVRATGRYSAEDQLLVVDRLLDGRDGAWVVDRFVVDATGAGLPVVRGWVPEGASAPAPPPGQVELVGSLAPGEAPDTGAQGEGRMTSIDLGRLVNDWPGDLYNAFAFAVTEDGDAPGDGVEVVPPPLPDTSFVWRNATYAVQWWLFGLFALWMWWRMVRQAADQRRGPPPGQGTDDTHDHEELQPS is encoded by the coding sequence GTGCTCAGGACCGCCGTGCAACCGCGCTGGCTGGCCCTCCTCGCGCTCGCCCTGGTGCTCGCCGCGCTCGCCGTCCAGCTGGGACGGTGGCAGTGGGACGTCGCCCACGACGTGGCCCGCGAGGAGGCCGTCCGCGAGGTGCAGCAGCGCCCGGTGCAGCCGCTGACCGACGTGGTCGCCCCGCACGAGGCCTTCCCCGACGACGGGTCCGGGCAGCGGGTACGGGCCACCGGCCGGTACAGCGCCGAGGACCAGCTGCTCGTCGTCGACCGGCTGCTCGACGGCCGCGACGGCGCCTGGGTCGTCGACCGGTTCGTCGTCGACGCCACCGGCGCCGGCCTGCCGGTGGTGCGCGGCTGGGTCCCCGAGGGCGCGTCCGCGCCCGCCCCGCCGCCGGGGCAGGTCGAGCTGGTCGGCTCCCTGGCCCCCGGCGAGGCCCCGGACACCGGCGCGCAGGGCGAGGGGCGGATGACCTCGATCGACCTGGGCCGGCTGGTCAACGACTGGCCCGGCGACCTCTACAACGCCTTCGCCTTCGCCGTCACCGAGGACGGCGACGCCCCCGGTGACGGGGTCGAGGTGGTGCCGCCGCCGCTGCCGGACACCTCCTTCGTCTGGCGCAACGCCACCTACGCGGTGCAGTGGTGGCTCTTCGGGCTCTTCGCGCTGTGGATGTGGTGGCGGATGGTGCGCCAGGCCGCGGACCAGCGACGCGGACCGCCGCCCGGCCAGGGCACCGACGACACCCACGACCACGAGGAGCTGCAACCGTCATGA
- a CDS encoding DUF3817 domain-containing protein: MTDKPAARDTPGAAQQVTADPRAIATALTLFRVTALIAGVALFVLIAEMIMKYGFGNDALTWWSPVHGVIFMAFVVATANLGFKVGWSLGRMIATMLLACLPFVAFIEERRVVREVEPLTR; encoded by the coding sequence ATGACCGACAAGCCCGCCGCACGGGACACGCCCGGCGCCGCACAGCAGGTGACCGCCGACCCGCGCGCGATCGCCACCGCGCTGACCCTCTTCCGGGTCACCGCGCTGATCGCCGGGGTGGCCCTCTTCGTGCTCATCGCCGAGATGATCATGAAGTACGGCTTCGGCAATGACGCCCTCACCTGGTGGAGCCCGGTGCACGGCGTCATCTTCATGGCCTTCGTCGTCGCCACCGCCAACCTCGGCTTCAAGGTCGGCTGGTCGCTGGGTCGGATGATCGCCACGATGCTGCTGGCCTGCCTGCCGTTCGTGGCCTTCATCGAGGAGCGCCGGGTGGTGCGCGAGGTCGAGCCGCTGACCCGCTGA
- the guaA gene encoding glutamine-hydrolyzing GMP synthase codes for MTDPLKQSPVLVVDFGAQYAQLIARRVREANVYSEVVPHTMTAPEMLAKEPAAIVLSGGPSSVYADGAPGLDAAILEAGVPVFGMCYGFQAMVQCLGGSVERTGMREYGSTRAQVTDRTSTLFNGQPEEQSVWMSHGDAAVAAPDGTQVTATTPGSPVAAIEDDERRLYGVQWHPEVMHSTFGQRVLENFLHRGAGIAGDWTASNVVDEQVAAIREVVGDDRVLCGLSGGVDSSVAAALVQRAVGDQLTCVFVDHGLLREGEVEQVEEDFVAATGVNLVVVDAKAQFLDALAGVSDPETKRKIIGREFIRTFEQAARDVVGEGAEDGHPVKWLVQGTLYPDVVESGGGSGAANIKSHHNVGGLPDDLQFQLVEPLRALFKDEVRQVGLELGVPESIVWRQPFPGPGLGIRIIGEVTESNLDVLRRADAIARAELSEAGLDREIWQCPVVLLADVRSVGVQGDGRTYGHPVVLRPVSSEDAMTADWTRVPYEVLAQISTRITNEVEEVNRVVLDVTSKPPGTIEWE; via the coding sequence GTGACGGATCCGCTCAAGCAGTCCCCGGTGCTCGTCGTCGACTTCGGCGCCCAGTACGCCCAGCTCATCGCCCGCCGGGTGCGCGAGGCCAACGTCTACAGCGAGGTCGTGCCGCACACCATGACGGCGCCCGAGATGCTCGCCAAGGAGCCCGCGGCGATCGTGCTGTCCGGCGGGCCCAGCTCGGTCTACGCCGACGGCGCGCCCGGTCTGGACGCCGCGATCCTCGAGGCCGGGGTGCCCGTCTTCGGCATGTGCTATGGCTTCCAGGCGATGGTCCAGTGCCTCGGCGGCAGCGTCGAGCGGACCGGGATGCGCGAGTACGGCTCGACCCGCGCCCAGGTCACCGACCGGACCTCGACGCTCTTCAACGGTCAGCCCGAGGAGCAGTCGGTGTGGATGAGCCACGGCGACGCCGCCGTGGCCGCCCCCGACGGCACGCAGGTCACCGCCACCACCCCTGGCTCGCCGGTGGCGGCGATCGAGGACGACGAGCGCCGGCTCTACGGGGTGCAGTGGCACCCCGAGGTGATGCACTCCACCTTCGGCCAGCGGGTGCTGGAGAACTTCCTGCACCGGGGGGCGGGGATCGCCGGGGACTGGACCGCCAGCAACGTCGTCGACGAGCAGGTCGCGGCGATCCGCGAGGTCGTCGGTGACGACCGGGTGCTCTGCGGGCTCTCCGGCGGTGTGGACTCCTCGGTGGCGGCGGCGCTGGTGCAGCGGGCTGTCGGCGACCAGCTGACCTGCGTCTTCGTCGACCACGGGCTGCTGCGCGAGGGCGAGGTGGAGCAGGTCGAGGAGGACTTCGTCGCCGCCACCGGCGTCAACCTCGTCGTCGTCGACGCCAAGGCGCAGTTCCTCGACGCCCTGGCCGGGGTCAGCGACCCGGAGACCAAGCGCAAGATCATCGGCCGGGAGTTCATCCGCACCTTCGAGCAGGCCGCCCGGGACGTCGTCGGCGAGGGCGCCGAGGACGGGCACCCGGTCAAGTGGCTGGTCCAGGGGACCCTCTACCCGGACGTCGTGGAGTCCGGCGGCGGCAGCGGCGCGGCGAACATCAAGAGCCACCACAACGTCGGCGGGCTGCCGGACGACCTGCAGTTCCAGCTGGTCGAGCCGCTGCGTGCTCTCTTCAAGGACGAGGTGCGTCAGGTCGGGCTGGAGCTCGGGGTGCCGGAGAGCATCGTCTGGCGTCAACCCTTCCCCGGGCCGGGGCTGGGCATCCGGATCATCGGCGAGGTCACCGAGAGCAACCTCGACGTGCTGCGCCGCGCCGACGCGATCGCCCGGGCCGAGCTGAGCGAGGCCGGCCTGGACCGGGAGATCTGGCAGTGCCCGGTGGTGCTGCTCGCCGACGTCCGCTCGGTCGGCGTGCAGGGCGACGGCCGCACCTACGGCCACCCGGTGGTGCTGCGCCCGGTCTCCTCCGAGGACGCGATGACCGCGGACTGGACGCGGGTGCCCTACGAGGTGCTGGCCCAGATCTCCACGCGGATCACCAACGAGGTCGAGGAGGTCAACCGGGTCGTCCTCGACGTCACCAGCAAGCCCCCGGGCACCATCGAGTGGGAGTGA
- a CDS encoding MurT ligase domain-containing protein has protein sequence MLRTTAAVLAGKAARRAARLRGGGTGGSALPGLVAEKVDPGFLAHALADVPQVVVVSGTNGKTTTTKMLVALLRAHGRTVFTNPTGSNFTRGVISAMLAELPLRGRLQADLAVLELDEAHALHFGRAVAPSHALLLNVARDQLDRFAEIDHTARLLTQLAAMTTQGVVINRDDSYVNRIAPTLGQDVQVRWFGLDDSLADRLGELQEADAREHDGWQPPPVGDGDGLLGPVTDTEMTVRLGPGQDATQVGPVALRQRGLAAMINATAATTTARALLGDAFSTTTAEQALRTVRPPFGRGEVIDVDGRPLELVLVKNPAGFTVALGTYGATPVASMIAINDDYADGRDVSWLYDVDFSGLQTKGVALTTGVRGWDMALRLQYDDVPVGGTVTDLEPALTRFLAEHPDEPMRIFCTYTAMLALRRLLAERYDVPEMGVDAEEDAQ, from the coding sequence GTGCTGAGAACCACCGCCGCCGTCCTCGCCGGCAAGGCCGCCCGACGCGCCGCCCGGCTGCGCGGCGGCGGGACCGGGGGGTCCGCCCTGCCCGGTCTGGTCGCCGAGAAGGTCGACCCCGGCTTCCTCGCGCACGCGCTCGCCGACGTGCCGCAGGTCGTCGTGGTCTCCGGGACCAACGGCAAGACGACGACGACGAAGATGCTCGTCGCGCTGCTGCGCGCCCACGGCCGCACCGTCTTCACCAACCCCACCGGCTCCAACTTCACCCGCGGGGTCATCTCCGCCATGCTCGCCGAGCTGCCGCTGCGCGGCCGGCTGCAGGCCGACCTGGCCGTGCTCGAGCTGGACGAGGCCCACGCGCTGCACTTCGGACGGGCGGTCGCGCCCAGCCACGCGCTGCTGCTCAACGTCGCCCGCGACCAGCTGGATCGTTTCGCCGAGATCGACCACACCGCCCGGCTGCTCACCCAGCTCGCGGCGATGACCACACAGGGGGTCGTCATCAACCGCGACGACTCCTACGTCAACCGGATCGCCCCCACTCTCGGCCAGGACGTCCAGGTCCGCTGGTTCGGCCTCGACGACTCCCTCGCCGACCGCCTCGGCGAGCTGCAGGAGGCCGACGCCCGAGAGCACGACGGCTGGCAGCCGCCGCCGGTCGGCGACGGCGACGGGCTGCTCGGCCCGGTCACCGACACCGAGATGACGGTCCGGCTCGGCCCGGGCCAGGACGCCACGCAGGTCGGCCCGGTCGCCCTGCGCCAGCGCGGCCTGGCGGCGATGATCAACGCCACCGCCGCGACCACCACCGCCCGGGCGCTGCTCGGCGACGCCTTCTCGACCACCACCGCCGAGCAGGCGCTGCGCACCGTGCGGCCCCCCTTCGGCCGCGGCGAGGTCATCGACGTCGACGGCCGCCCGCTGGAGCTGGTGCTGGTGAAGAACCCGGCCGGCTTCACCGTCGCCCTGGGCACCTACGGCGCCACCCCGGTCGCCTCGATGATCGCCATCAACGACGACTACGCCGACGGCCGGGACGTCTCCTGGCTCTACGACGTCGACTTCTCCGGCCTGCAGACGAAGGGCGTCGCCCTCACCACCGGCGTCCGCGGCTGGGACATGGCGCTGCGCCTGCAGTACGACGACGTGCCGGTCGGCGGCACCGTCACCGACCTCGAGCCGGCGCTGACCCGCTTCCTGGCCGAGCACCCGGACGAGCCGATGCGGATCTTCTGCACCTACACCGCGATGCTCGCGCTGCGGCGCCTGCTCGCCGAGCGCTACGACGTGCCCGAGATGGGCGTGGACGCCGAGGAGGACGCCCAGTGA
- a CDS encoding lysophospholipid acyltransferase family protein gives MTGPATTAAEKVLRNVLVGPPLRAYVRMTVEGLEHVPRTGPVIIASNHLSFVDSMLIPLAARRKVGFLGKAEYVEGTGVKGWGKRLWFGEFAGMIPVDREDPRAAARSLELAEEHLAGGGAFGIYPEGTRSRDGMLHKGRTGVGRLADASGATVVPCTLIGTDKVQPVGARGLRPHRVTVRFSPPVDVAALQQQHVKTRLYRAITDEVMAAVAQRSPQPVSAEYADRAAG, from the coding sequence GTGACCGGACCCGCCACCACCGCCGCCGAGAAGGTGCTGCGCAACGTCCTCGTCGGGCCTCCGCTGCGCGCCTATGTGCGGATGACGGTCGAGGGGCTGGAGCACGTGCCGCGGACCGGCCCGGTCATCATCGCCAGCAACCATCTCTCCTTCGTCGACTCGATGCTCATCCCGCTGGCGGCCCGGCGGAAGGTGGGGTTCCTCGGCAAGGCGGAGTACGTCGAAGGGACCGGCGTGAAGGGGTGGGGCAAGCGGCTGTGGTTCGGTGAGTTCGCCGGGATGATCCCGGTGGACCGCGAGGACCCGCGGGCGGCCGCTCGCAGCCTGGAGCTGGCCGAGGAGCACCTGGCCGGAGGTGGCGCCTTCGGCATCTATCCCGAAGGCACTCGTAGCCGCGACGGGATGCTGCACAAGGGCCGCACCGGGGTCGGGCGGTTGGCCGACGCCAGCGGGGCGACCGTGGTGCCGTGCACGCTTATCGGCACCGACAAGGTCCAGCCGGTGGGCGCCCGTGGGCTGCGCCCGCACCGGGTGACGGTGCGCTTCTCGCCGCCGGTCGATGTCGCGGCCCTGCAGCAGCAGCACGTCAAGACCCGCCTCTACCGGGCGATCACCGACGAGGTGATGGCGGCCGTCGCGCAGCGCTCGCCGCAGCCGGTGTCCGCCGAGTACGCGGACCGGGCGGCGGGCTGA